A region of Sugiyamaella lignohabitans strain CBS 10342 chromosome A, complete sequence DNA encodes the following proteins:
- a CDS encoding aldo-keto reductase superfamily protein (NADPH-dependent alpha-keto amide reductase; reduces aromatic alpha-keto amides, aliphatic alpha-keto esters, and aromatic alpha-keto esters; member of the aldo-keto reductase (AKR) family; protein abundance increases in response to DNA replication stress; GO_component: GO:0005737 - cytoplasm [Evidence IEA,IEA]; GO_component: GO:0005737 - cytoplasm [Evidence IDA] [PMID 14562095]; GO_component: GO:0005634 - nucleus [Evidence IEA,IEA]; GO_component: GO:0005634 - nucleus [Evidence IDA] [PMID 14562095]; GO_component: GO:0005886 - plasma membrane [Evidence IDA] [PMID 16622836]; GO_function: GO:0004032 - alditol:NADP+ 1-oxidoreductase activity [Evidence IDA,ISS] [PMID 11306085]; GO_function: GO:0004033 - aldo-keto reductase (NADP) activity [Evidence IDA] [PMID 17140678]; GO_function: GO:0051268 - alpha-keto amide reductase activity [Evidence IDA] [PMID 15564669]; GO_function: GO:0051269 - alpha-keto ester reductase activity [Evidence IDA] [PMID 15564669]; GO_function: GO:0016491 - oxidoreductase activity [Evidence IEA,IEA]; GO_process: GO:0043603 - cellular amide metabolic process [Evidence IDA] [PMID 15564669]; GO_process: GO:0006725 - cellular aromatic compound metabolic process [Evidence IDA] [PMID 16268655]; GO_process: GO:0042180 - cellular ketone metabolic process [Evidence IDA] [PMID 17140678]; GO_process: GO:0034599 - cellular response to oxidative stress [Evidence IGI] [PMID 17919749]; GO_process: GO:0055114 - oxidation-reduction process [Evidence IEA,IEA]) produces the protein MSVIPKSEYRFLGPTGLRVSSISLGGWITYGEGKQVEDEKTLAIFDKAFKLGINYFDTAEAYGAGACEVSFGKVIKKLGWKRTDYVISTKLFWGGEGVNDRGLSRKHIIEGLDAALARLQHDYVDIVFAHRPDPYTPIEEVVRAFTQVINDGKAHYWGTSMWNAYEIEAAQHAATKYGLIAPVVEQPIYNLIDREFFEKELAPIFKTYNYGTTVFSPLATGLLTGKYATGIPKGSRYDADNLGKDGSLPGIFKQRFEEEEGKKNFIKINKFADIAKDLEVEPAQLALAFLLTNKNVSTLITGASRPEQLEANLKAYDVLPKLTPDVIAKIEEVFDNKPEPRPDFGRLG, from the coding sequence ATGTCTGTCATTCCCAAGTCTGAATACCGATTCCTCGGACCTACTGGTCTGCGTGTTTCCTCCATCTCGCTCGGTGGTTGGATCACTTATGGTGAGGGCAAGCAAGTCGAGGATGAAAAGACCTTGGCTATTTTCGACAAGGCTTTCAAGCTTGGTATTAACTATTTCGATACTGCTGAGGCCTATGGCGCTGGCGCTTGTGAAGTCTCTTTCGGTAAGGTCATTAAGAAGCTTGGTTGGAAGAGAACCGACTATGTCATTTCTACTAAACTCTTCTGGGGTGGTGAGGGTGTCAATGACAGAGGTCTTTCCCGTAAACACATCATTGAAGGTCttgatgctgctcttgCTAGATTGCAACACGACTATGTCGACATTGTTTTCGCCCACCGTCCTGATCCTTATACTCCTATTGAAGAGGTTGTTCGTGCCTTTACTCAAGTCATTAACGACGGTAAGGCCCACTACTGGGGAACCTCAATGTGGAACGCCTATGAAATCGAGGCTGCTCAACACGCTGCTACTAAGTACGGTTTAATTGCTCCTGTTGTCGAGCAACCTATTTATAACTTGATTGATAGAGAGTTCTTCGAGAAGGAGTTGGCTCCTATTTTCAAGACCTACAACTACGGTACCACCGTATTCTCTCCCTTGGCCACTGGTTTGCTTACTGGTAAGTACGCCACTGGTATTCCTAAGGGTTCTCGTTACGACGCTGATAACCTTGGCAAGGACGGTTCTTTGCCCGGTATTTTCAAGCAACGTTtcgaggaggaagagggTAAGAAGAACTTCATCAAGATCAACAAGTTTGCCGACATTGCCAAGGACCTCGAGGTCGAGCCCGCTCAATTGGCTCTTGCTTTCTTGTTGACCAACAAGAACGTCTCCACCCTTATCACCGGAGCTTCCAGACCCGAGCAACTCGAGGCCAACCTTAAGGCCTACGACGTCCTCCCCAAACTCACTCCCGACGTCATTGCCAAGATCGAGGAGGTCTTTGACAACAAGCCTGAGCCCCGTCCCGACTTCGGCCGTCTTGGTTAA